One genomic region from Cryptococcus gattii WM276 chromosome C, complete sequence encodes:
- a CDS encoding Hypothetical Protein (Similar to TIGR gene model, INSD accession AAW42249.1): MEKRCFNNMLFENGPQSSTCSPDPSHPSRSNENYEPAHSDANRPVIVNRACDECHRLKMRCTKDKDSQSCTRCLQGNRPCRFEGPRKSKTSKVEDRLRVVEGQITSIQGSIEELLRLQRDAAHKSSNLENSDPFVQKHHGKGFETKYIQRSSPQKQDMPPRQSEVSTLALSQADNHLHQKAWDIESERGLQDDCQPNIDVDLFTADQTIAPLGNMLSLAEAARLKADAHIVRQETPDSAHTAMTLSLDTHVERPIKKARFEGDENDKTRGELKLVQKGNHSFPDPVDLGWCSLSKGKELFGLFFDRCAPYVPCFDPSYDTWDSLRSRSSFAITSIIYVAQRCVDAGGELNNTVTSSMSTLFTPVARNEIVQSMKSLIGHAVRMAMDLGLHHCLPYLTDCDKSIHKSHEELTQERHIVAGARIWLTLFKIDTEMSFAYCRPAIFSPDEATINARRLLKHPLSIPTDIRLVSTCENLAFRMPLHQHFALSLGRRQSIRAVVDVDQLLRGCNCALKDWFKYWDSYCAQRGISADHFLRETLVTGRAGTILNANSYVLHDVRNRRDLMKLSEERRHWFQEAGEMAHQLVNTCVRGQQYTENFQYANRLTHYNMVYAARFMIRMASLLPEACDLHKVGRDVEQVAVMLSQVPGFQLAHSLREIILKARQDHVLPSSLTVSRAPSPYLAANSIWSAANHDGSENYLINELGYKSQNRTTNSIQNFEMVTTAADQTPYGDDVSCLNFLYADQLFSHYENPAAIGQNFALLQDNSWMETTGNKIFNFDTTWFPFPPLVDDEMQRGQVVQTDFE, translated from the exons ATGGAAAAGAGATGTTTCAACAACATGCTTTTCGAAAATGGGCCACAATCATCGACATGTAGTCCCGAtccttctcatccttctcgTTCGAACGAAAACTACGAGCCTGCTCATTCAGATGCCAATC GTCCAGTAATTGTTAATC GGGCGTGT GACGAGTGCCATCGTTTGAAAATGCGATGCACCAAAGATAAAGACAGTCAATCATGCACTCGTTGTCTTCAGGGTAATCGTCCATGCAGGTTTGAAGGTCCTAGGAAGTCGAAAACTTCCAAAGTCGAGGA TCGACTACGCGTGGTAGAGGGGCAAATTACCTCGATACAGGGAAGTATAGAAGAGTTGCTCCGCCTGCAGCGCGATGCTGCTCACAAATCCAGCAACCTAGAGA ATTCCGACCCATTTGTTCAAAAGCACCATGGAAAAGGATTCGAGACAAAGTATATTCAGAGATCAAGTCCTCAAAAACAAGACATGCCTCCACGTCAATCCGAAGTCTCCACCCTCGCGTTATCCCAGGCAGACAACCACCTGCATCAGAAAGCTTGGGACATCGAAAGTGAACGGGGATTACAAGATGATTGCCAACCCAATATTGATGTAGATCTCTTCACGGCCGACCAGACAATCGCTCCATTGGGAAACATGCTTTCTCTGGCAGAAGCTGCTCGGCTGAAGGCAGATGCACATATCGTGAGGCAAGAGACCCCCGACAGTGCTCATACAGCGATGACTCTAAGTCTCGATACGCATGTTGAGAGACCAATCAAGAAGGCTCGCTTTGAAGGAGACGAAAATGACAAGACCAGAGGTGAACTGAAACTCGTCCAGAAAGGAAATCACTCATTCCCTGATCCTGTCGACTTGGGATGGTGTTCACTCTCTAAAGGGAAAGAACTGTTTGGTCT TTTTTTTGACAGATGTGCTCCTTATGTACCATGCTTTGACCCAAGTTATGATACATGGGATAG TCTCCGATCTCGGTCTTCTTTTGCTATAACTTCTATTATCTACGTGGCACAACGATGCGTGGATGCGGGGGGTGAGCTCAATAACACTGTTACGTCCT CAATGAGTACTCTTTTCACTCCAGTTGCCAGAAACGAAATCGTACAGTCCATGA AGTCACTTATAGGCCATGCTGTACGGATGGCCATGGATCTTGGGTTGCATCACTGTCTCCCATATCTGACAGATTGCGACAAGAGCATCCACAAATCACATGAAGAACTGACCCAAGAGCGTCATATTGTTGCAGGTGCAAGGATTTGGTTAACA CTATTCAAAATTGACACCGA GATGTCCTTTGCATATTGTCGCCCTGCCATCTTTTCTCCAGATGAGGCCACTATCAACGCTCGTCGACTACTCAAGCATCCTCTTTCAATACCTACTGATATAAGACTGGTCTCCACTTGCGAAAACCTGGCATTTCGCA TGCCTCTTCATCAGCATTTTGCACTGTCTCTCGGAAGACGGCAATCTATTAGAGCAGTTGTTGATGTGGACCAATTGCTACGGGGCTGTAATTGTGCATTGAAAGATTGGTTTAAATATTGGGATTCCTATTGTG CTCAGAGGGGGATTTCAGCAGATCATTTCCTGAGAGAAACAT TGGTGACAGGACGGGCTGGAACTAT CCTCAATGCGAATTCCTACGTCTTGCACGATGTCAGAAATCGCCGTGATCTGATGAAACTCTCCGAAGAACGTCGCCATTGGTTTCAGGAGGCAGGAGAAATGGCACATCAGTTAGTCAACACTTGTGTCCGTGGTCAACAG TATACGGAGAATTTTCAATACG CAAATCGTCTCACTC ATTATAATATGGTATACGCGGCGCGCTTCATGATACGAATGGCGAGCTTATTGCCTGAAGCTTGCGATTTGCATAAGGTCGGACGTGACGTTGAACAAGTGGCTGTCATGCTCTCGCAAG TTCCTGGCTTTCAACTTGCCCACTCCCTTCGCGAAATCATATTGAAAGCTAGACAGGATCAtgttcttccttcttctctcacTGTCTCGCGAGCTCCATCACCCTACTTGGCAGCTAATAGTATTTGGAGTGCGGCTAATCATGACGGCTCTGAAAATTATCTCATTAACGAGCTGGGATACAAGTCTCAGAATCGCACGACGAATTCCATCCAAAACTTCGAAATGGTGACAACAGCGGCCGATCAGACACCCTACGGGGATGATGTATCGTGTCTTAATTTCCTTTATGCCGACCAACTTTTCAGTCATTACGAAAACCCCGCAGCTATAGGTCAAAACTTC GCGCTTCTTCAAGACAACTCATGGATGGAAACGACAGGCAATAAAATTTTCAACTTTGATACTACTTGGTTCCCTTTTCCGCCTCTGG TAGATGATGAGATGCAAAGGGGCCAAGTAGTGCAGACTGATTTTGAGTAG
- a CDS encoding Hypothetical Protein (Similar to TIGR gene model, XP_567729.1) gives MGDMSLNLAAPDVDSYPYNLGSYSWKIDTNSKNCQTWFDRGLIWSYGFHHGEGERCFRYAVDCDPQCAMAHWGIAYAGGPNYNKAWELFDQADLKRALHNCHLAISKARELATAPLEVALINALYARFPSEREGDYHHWNRTYSEHMDQVYEKHGDHIDVVALYADSLMALAPWRLWDLHTGAPLEDSRTLRIEIVLENALQRSESLSHPGILHFYIHLMELSPKPELAIPAADRLRSLCPDVGHFNHMPAHIDLLIGDYRRAIASNFESIRGDELYMKHGSATDFYTFYRLHNYSYPRDTGRYSFPIYAGMFSGQFRVAMDTVERMEKSLTEDFLRIPSPPMIDWMEGFKSHRVHVLVRFGKWHDILQLPFPNDRQFYCVTTTILHYARALSYSILDQAEDAHKERELFRESRRKIYPSRFEFPNSWQNILNVTEAMINGELEYRRGNYTLAFEQLRESIKCSDNLVYAEPWGWMQPPRHAYAALQLEQGNVEEAAKTYAEDLGFSDSLPRAVRHPNNVWALHGYHECLVKLARHDEAKILEPQLTLALAVADISIESSCFCRRVQPAANQSMCCKS, from the exons ATGGGCGATATGAGCTTGAACCTAGCTGCCCCTGATGTCGATTCCTATCCTTATAACCTTGGCAGCTATTCCTGGAAAATCGACACCAACTCTAAAAACTGTCAGACGTGGTTCGACCGTGGTTTGATTTGGTCGTACGGCTTCCATCACGGAGAGGGGGAACGGTGCTTCCGCTATGCTGTCGACTGTGATCCCCAATGTGCCATGGCGCACTGGGGTATCGCCTACGCTGGGGGTCCCAATTACAACAAAGCTTGGGAGTTATTTGACCAGGCGGATCTAAAGCGTGCTCTTCACAACTGCCATTTGGCGATCAGCAAAGCGCGTGAGCTCGCGACTGCTCCATTGGAGGTCGCATTGATCAACGCTCTTTACGCTCGTTTCCCCTCAGAGCGAGAAGGGGATTACCATCACTGGAATAGGACATATTCGGAGCATATGGACCAGGTGTATGAGAAACATGGTGATCATATCGACGTCGTTGCTTTATACGCCGATTCCCTCATGGCTCTCGCCCCCTGGCGGCTTTGGGATCTTCACACGGGTGCTCCTCTAGAGGATAGCCGAACTTTGCGCATTGAAATTGTCCTCGAGAATGCTCTTCAACGATCGGAGTCTCTATCGCATCCTGGCATCCTTCACTTCTATATCCATCTCATGGAGCTTTCTCCTAAGCCCGAGCTCGCTATTCCGGCAGCTGATCGATTGCGGAGCCTGTGTCCTGATGTGGGTCATTTCAACCATATGCCTGCGCATATCGACCTCTTAATTGGTGACTATCGTCGAGCTATTGCTTCCAACTTTGAATCGATCCGGGGGGATGAGCTGTACATGAAACATGGGTCCGCCACCGATTTTTATACATTCTACCGTCTTCACAATTACTCGTACCCACGTGACACCGGACGC TACTCTTTCCCTATTTACGCTGGTATGTTTAGCGGTCAGTTTCGTGTTGCAATGGACACCGTGGAGCGGATGGAAAAGTCTCTCACTGAAGATTTCTTGCGAATCCCCAGCCCTCCAATGATTGATTGGATGGAGGGTTTCAAGTCACACCGGGTCCACGTGCTCGTCCGTTTCGGTAAATGGCACGACATTCTTCAACTCCCTTTCCCAAATGACCGCCAGTTCTACTGCGTCACCACTACTATCCTACATTATGCCCGAGCACTCTCCTACTCAATTCTTGACCAAGCCGAGGACGCACACAAGGAACGCGAACTCTTCCGTGAGTCTCGTAGGAAGATCTACCCATCACGTTTTGAGTTTCCCAATTCCTGGCAAAATATTCTTAACGTCACCGAGGCTATGATTAACGGTGAGCTTGAGTACAGACGTGGCAACTACACCCTTGCCTTTGAGCAATTGCGGGAGTCCATCAAGTGTTCTGACAACCTGGTCTATGCCGAGCCTTGGGGTTGGATGCAACCGCCTCGACACGCTTACGCTGCTCTTCAGCTGGAACAAGGGAATGTCGAAGAGGCTGCGAAGACTTACGCAGAAGATCTCGGTTTCTCCGACTCTCTGCCTCGTGCAGTCCGACACCCGAACAACGTCTGGGCCCTTCATGGCTATCATGAATGTCTCGTCAAGCTCGCCAGACATGACGAAGCCAAGATTCTCGAGCCTCAGCTCACTCTCGCACTAGCTGTTGCCGATATATCAATTGAATCATCATGCTTCTGCCGTCGAGTGCAGCCCGCTGCCAACCAGTCAATGTGTTGCAAGTCATAA
- a CDS encoding Hypothetical Protein (Similar to TIGR gene model, INSD accession AAW42247.1): protein MSPPTDPEATAPHRRFSVRALFSSTRHIFYVILFTLWICIDIALLGLVSEQIHKYGRFRENYPSGMYQNALGLLLFSTIVGLLFGIFHWALGLTMYIPILIAFGAWFGTGAGILEGTPFGHGLQCRHTWDLSRFPTAWQPYVGECSRVTAIEGLAWSMFALSVLGLFWVIVDKFNFVSKRSSVYELAEQGETIAEKH from the exons ATGTCTCCTCCCACTGACCCTG AAGCTACTGCTCCCCACCGCCGATTCTCTGTTCGAGCTCTCTTCAGCTCCACCCGCCATATCTTCTATGTCATTCTCTTCACGCTCTGGATTTGTATCGACATTGCCTTGCTTGGTCTTGTGTCTGAACAGATCCACAAGTATGGCCGATTCCGAGAGAACTATCCTTCCGGCATGTACCAGAACGCCCTAGGCTTGCTTCTTTTCTCCACCATCGTCGGTCTTCTCTTCGGCATCTTCCACTGGGCTTTGGGTCTCACCATGTACATTCCAATCCTCATTGCCTTCGGCGCTTGGTTTGGTACTGGAGCCGGTATTCTGGAGGGCACTCCATTCGGTCATGGTCTTCAGTGCCGACACACTTGGGATTTGAGCAGATTCCCCACCGCTTGGCAACCTTACGTTGGTGAATGTAGTCGAGTCACTGCCATCGAAGGTCTCGCTTGGTCTATGT TTGCTCTTTCCGTCCTCGGCTTGTTCTGGGTCATCGTGGACAAGTTCAACTTCGTTAGCAAGCGATCATCCGTGTACGAGCTCGCCGAGCAGGGTGAAACCATCGCAGAGAAGCATTAG